Within the Chlamydiota bacterium genome, the region GAAAAAGTTAGCAAACAAAGTCAATATTCAAGATCCCTTAGAAGCTTTTGAAAGAGCTTTGGAAAATGCCAAGCCTATTTTAGAAGTCAAATCTCGAAGAATTGGAGGCGCTACTTACCAAGTTCCTATTGAAGTACCTGCAAATCGCAGAGAATCCATTGCTATGCGTTGGATCATCACCCATGCACGAAAAAAAGCTGGAAAAAGCATGACAGACAGCCTTGTCATTGAACTTTCAGATTGTTTCAATAATCAGGGCTCAACCATTAAGAAAAAAGATGATACACACAGAATGGCAGAAGCCAACAAAGCTTTCGCTCATTTCAACCGTTTTTAATTTAAGGTAATAATATATGTCGAATAGACCAAAAAGTGATGATTTAAAAAATGTACGTAATATTGGCATCATGGCCCACATCGATGCCGGAAAAACCACCACAACCGAGCGTATTTTA harbors:
- the rpsG gene encoding 30S ribosomal protein S7, producing the protein MSRRRKAEKRETGKDPEYKNEVLARFINKIMWGGKKSTSRKIVYDALKKLANKVNIQDPLEAFERALENAKPILEVKSRRIGGATYQVPIEVPANRRESIAMRWIITHARKKAGKSMTDSLVIELSDCFNNQGSTIKKKDDTHRMAEANKAFAHFNRF